ACACCTCAGCCCCTCTGGCAGCCGCGGTTCCCCGTGAGTCCCCGCTCCATCTGGCACGCCTGTGGCACGGCATCCTGTCGAGCGGTCCACGGCAGCAAACCTCGTTGCAGAGGTGGTGCTGATCGGCTTCGATCACGACCATGACCGATGGTGCCGCTGTCGCCGTTGCCGACGACCAGATCCTCGCCAACCAGATCATCCGCGGCCTCAAGACGCTCCGCGAGCATCTCGGCTGCTCGCTCCATGAGGCACTGGAGGTTTTTGCTGCCCGGTACGAGGCGCTGCGGGTAGAGCGGCCGGATGACTTCGCGTGCAGTCATGGCGAGTACTGGGTTGGCTTCTACTTCTAGGGATGTGCCGGCCGCAGATGAGACTTGCAGTGACCCCCTCGATGCGAACTATCGGCAAGACGGTCACTGCGGTCCACACAGCGCGCCATTAGGCCATACAGGGCCTGCGAAGGTCAGCGGTGGTCGCAGCGGTTGCTGTACTTCGCTGCTGGACGGCGGCCCCCAGTGGGGTGAACGGCGGGCCTGCCCGCGGGACACCAACTCCGGCGTCCGCTGGCTGTGGCTCCTGCCGGCAGCCGCGTTCCCCGTGGGCCCCTGCACGCTCTGGCGCGGTTGTGGCACAGGGAACTTGTGATCCATAGATCTACCCGGATCGGTCAGCGTCGGTCATACCGGCCGCTTCACGGCAATGGAGAGACGCTAGCCAAGGTGGCGGTTTCTAAAACTGACGTTCATCGTTGACACCTGGGTCTCCGATCACTACGGAGATCCGCATGTCGAAGTCCACCCCTACCACCCCGCCGCTTGACCGTGAGGCCAAGCGGCGCCTGGCGGTCATACGTCACGTTGAAGAGGTCACCGGGAACGTCGCGATGTCCTGCCGGTACTTCGGGATCAGCCGGTAGGCGTACTACACCTGGTACCGCCGTTATCAGGCCGAGGGCGTCGAGGGGCTGCGCACCCGCTCCAAGGCACCCAAGCACAGCCCCAACGCGACACACGTCGAGGTGGTCGGGAAGATCATCTACCGGCGGCAGAACTACCACTTCGGGCCAGAGAAGATCGCGATGTACCTCAAGCGGTACCACGACGTCACCATCAGCAAGTCCGGCGTCTGGCGGATCCTCAACCGCCTGGACATGGGCCGTCTGCCTGCCTCCCAGCGGTACAAGCGCCACGACCGCCGGTGGAAGCGGTACGAGAAGCAACTTCCCGGCCACCGGGTGCAGATCGACGTGAAGTTCATCGAGCCGCTCGCCTCGATGCCGCAGGGGCGCCGCGGCGGGCGCAACAAGTACTTCCAGTTCACAGCGATCGACGACTGCACACGGCTGCGGGTGCTGCGGATCTATCCGACGTTGAACCAGGCGACCGCGATCCAGTTCCACGACTACGTCATCCAACGCCTGCCGTTCCAGGTCGAGGTCATTCAGACGGACAACGGCGCCGAGTTCCAGTCCGCCTTCCACTGGCACGTGCTCGACAAGGGCGTCGCCCACACCTACATCAAGCCGCGAACACCGCGGCTGTACGGCAAGGTCGAACGCTCCCACCGCATCGACGCCGAGGAGTTCTACCGGCTCCTCGACGGCGTCATCATCGACGACGCCGAGGTCTTCAACGACAAGCTGCGCGAATGGGAGGACTACTACAACTACCATCGCCCCCATGGCGGCCTAGGCGGCCAAATCCCCTACGAACGCCTCGAGCAGAAGACCACGACCCAGGCGTAATCGGTGATCCACAGTTGCACAGTTGCACAGTTGCACAGTTGCACAGTTGTCCGGTCTCGGTTGATGCTTGACGCAGTGGCTTCACCTGATGCTTGACCCCGCTTTCCGCGGCTTGGCTGTGCGCTGACCGCCTCAGCGGCAGAGCTCGTCGAGGTCCTCGGCGAAGGTCGGGAACTCGGCCTGGGCCTCGGTGATGATCTCTCGGGCGGGTCGGCGCGGGTGGTCGAATGCCGCTCGGCGAGCTTGGCCAGAGCTGCGTCCGGGCGCGCCTCGCGCTCCTCATACAGGGCGGCCTCCATTGGCCCGAAACCGTCGGCAAGCACCCACAGGAAACCGGACAAGTCCCCGGCCACCACGCCGCACTCGCCCTCCGAGCCCATGAACACTACTGGCTGCTCGGTGAGAGGCCGCCCTGGCCGCACGTACCAGATGGCGGCGAGACCTCCGGTGCCATCCTGACCGAAGACCCGGTAGGTGCCGCCGTCGAGCTTGTGGTTGCCGGTCCAGTGGCGTAGATCTGCGCAGGCTAACTGCCCCCACCGACACCGTCGGGTCAGCCCCCGGGACGCACGATTAGCCAAGAGAAACCGTCTAGTGCTGTGACCGCGAACGTTCACCGGGTTTGGTGAGGCGCCGGTCGTGGTCGGCGGTATCGGTTGGATTTACCTGTCCGAAACAGGCTCTCGGCAGAATCCTGCAACGTGAAGATCGAACAGGTTGCCTGGGCGGACCCGGAAGCCGCCGCGCTGCGTGCCCGGCAGCGAGCTGAAATCGCGGAGAGATACGGCACCCCGGACAGTGAGCCCGGGGTGGCGCCGTCGGCAGCGGACATCGCGGCGTTCTTCGTGGCTTACGAGGATGGCGGCACCGCCGTGGGGTGCGGAGGACTTCGCTACCTGGGTGAAGGGATTGGCGAGGTCAAGCGCATGTATGTCGCCCCGCCCTGGCGTGGCTCGGGTATGGCGCTGCAGATTCTGCGAGGGCTGGAGGACTGGGCCTTGGGACGGGGATGGACCAGTCTTCGGCTGGAGACAGGGGACGCCCAGCCCGATGCCGTCCGCTTCTACACGCGTTCCGGCTATGAGCGGATCCCGAACTTTGACGCCTATATCGGCGTGGAGAGTTCCTGGTGCTTCGAACGGCTGCTTCGGACCTGACCGGAATTTCGCCAGCCCAACCCGGTGAGCCTTTACGGTCACAGCACTAGGCAACTCAGCGGGCGCGGGTGAGGGTGTTGAGGTGGTCCAAGTACTCACGCCCTACAGTTTCGTTGGCGTAGTCGCGGTTGACGATCGAGGCCAGTTCTCGGCTGACCATGAGGAGCGAAGGCAAGGATTGCCGGTCCCCCTTGAGTGCCCACTCGCCGTAGTTCACGGCCTGATCTGGGTCGCCCTGCCGGGCTGCGACCACACCTAGAGTGATCCGGGCTTCAGCCATCCTCATAGGCGATCGCTCGGCTCCGTCGAAGTCCGTTCCGGCGCGAATCACCTCGTGCGCAAGGTTCTCCGCGAAACGGTCTTCTCCGAGTAGCCGGTAGCAATCCATCGCGTAGAAGTCGAACTTCGCTGGGTCCACCACGAAGTGGTGATCGAGGTTCTCGGGGTACGGCATTCCTTCGAGCAGCTTCCGGCCGCGATCGAGCGTCACCTCAGTCTGCCGACGGTCACCAAGTCGGGCCCATCCCTTGGCTTCCTGCGCTGCGAGCTGGACGGCTACGCCGTGGGTTGGTGCGGCGTCGGTGCCTGCCTGAGAAGCAGCAAGGATGCCGCGGTAGTCGCTGGTCGTGAGGGCGAACCACGCCCGCATCTCGTGTGCCCAACCAGTGATTTCGGAGTTGTCGCCTCATGGGCAAGGGACAGCGCAGCCCGGCGCGTGCTCTCGGCGGCGGCTCGGTCGCCCATGTCGTACTCGACGCAGCCGATCAGGGAAAGTCTGTCCGCGCACCACCAGGCGGGTGCTGTCCGGTTTCGATTGATGCTTGACACAGTGCTTTCACCTGATGCTTGAAACCACTTGCCTCGGTTTGGCTGGGCGCCTCGACCGGGGCAGGGTGAGCAGATCGATCCGCCGAACAGGCCTTGCTCGTGAGTCTGATGGGCAGCGGTGCTGCCGGGGCGACCCGTTCACCTTGCTGTGCTAGCAGCGACGCACGGAGTACCCGGCTGGCCGTCCTACGCCGTTCCGGTGGCCGTTGACTTGTTCCTTGTCCGGGCTGTCCGGTCACGCCGTGACGTCCTGTTCGCCGTGGCCGTCGCTGTGTCTGGCTGTGTACGCGACTCACGGCTCTGGTCCACTTCGTGTGGTCCGGTGACGCTCGGTCACGCCAATAGAACCCGTTTGCGTAGGAGTTCGAATCCTGCGCGGCCGAACATCTGGCGCTTGAGCATCTTGATCCTGTTGACATGGCCCTCCACGACGCCGGAGTTCCAGGAGAGGGTGAGGCCGGCGGTGACGGCGTCGAGGTCGCGCAGGAGGTGCTGAGCGAAGTGGGGGAGGCTGGGCAGTTCGGCGGTGGCGCTGGCTGCTTCGATCCATTCGGGGAGTCGGTCGCCTTGCAGGTGGGTGAGCATGTGGGCGAAGGAGCGCACGTGCTCGGCGAGTGCTGTCAGTTCGGGGCAGTTGAAAGCGGCTTTGAGGTGGAGCCGGTCGCCTTCGGGTAGAGCGTCTGGGTGAGTGAGGATCCAGCGCGTGACGGCGCGGGCCGATGGCGGCCGCGGGCCGACTGGCTGGGGCTTTCCGCGAAGAGTCCTGCTGACGTAGTCACGGACGCTGGCGTATCCGCGTGGGTGGCCCTTGATCTCCTCCCACAGTTTCCAGGCATTGGTGCAGCCTTCCTGCCAGCGCTGATCGAGGTAGGGCTTGTAGTCGTCGAGCCTGGTCGCACGGCTTTGCCACTGGCCGATGAACATCTCCTCCGGGGTGGTGGCGCGGGAAAAGCGCAGGATGGTGTTGAGGGTCATGCCGAGCTGCCGGGCGACGGATCGCTTGCTGTGCCCGGCGGCGAGTAGAGCGTGGATGGTGGCGTGCTTGGCGCGGGTGCGTTCGGCGAACCGGCGCCCTGTCGGCCAGGGCGACGACGCGGTCGGCTCCGCCTCCTCCTGCGCTTCCTCCGGCTGCGTCGGCGTGGGGCGCAAGCAGCCGCGGTGCCGGTAGACGCATTTCTCGGCGGCTTCGCCCAGGTTGTGCCAGAGAGTACTGGTGGGCCGTTGGCGAGGTGCCTGCTGAGCAGGTCCTTTTCCAACGGCCCCCAGCCCGAACGACGCATGCGACTTTCAC
This portion of the Streptomyces sp. NBC_01750 genome encodes:
- a CDS encoding GNAT family N-acetyltransferase produces the protein MKIEQVAWADPEAAALRARQRAEIAERYGTPDSEPGVAPSAADIAAFFVAYEDGGTAVGCGGLRYLGEGIGEVKRMYVAPPWRGSGMALQILRGLEDWALGRGWTSLRLETGDAQPDAVRFYTRSGYERIPNFDAYIGVESSWCFERLLRT
- a CDS encoding transposase, which produces MRPTPTQPEEAQEEAEPTASSPWPTGRRFAERTRAKHATIHALLAAGHSKRSVARQLGMTLNTILRFSRATTPEEMFIGQWQSRATRLDDYKPYLDQRWQEGCTNAWKLWEEIKGHPRGYASVRDYVSRTLRGKPQPVGPRPPSARAVTRWILTHPDALPEGDRLHLKAAFNCPELTALAEHVRSFAHMLTHLQGDRLPEWIEAASATAELPSLPHFAQHLLRDLDAVTAGLTLSWNSGVVEGHVNRIKMLKRQMFGRAGFELLRKRVLLA